One window from the genome of Gimesia aquarii encodes:
- the greA gene encoding transcription elongation factor GreA — translation MDRQPISQEGYDKLREEVRYLENEKMPEIAQAIADARAEGDLKENAEYHAQREAQGLTQAKINLLKTKLANCYIADKSAMPKGVVTFGSVVTVKNLDDGLEEMYEFVGPGEEDYTSEVMKILTSSPLAEGLLNKKVGDKVEVEVPSGTLRFEVVKIDD, via the coding sequence ATGGACCGTCAACCAATTTCACAAGAAGGATATGACAAGCTGCGCGAAGAAGTTCGTTATCTTGAAAACGAAAAAATGCCTGAGATCGCACAAGCAATTGCAGATGCGCGTGCGGAAGGTGACTTAAAAGAAAATGCCGAATATCATGCACAGCGTGAAGCCCAGGGTTTGACACAGGCAAAAATTAATCTCCTGAAAACCAAACTGGCTAATTGTTATATCGCCGATAAATCGGCTATGCCGAAAGGAGTTGTCACCTTTGGTTCAGTGGTTACCGTAAAAAATCTCGATGACGGCCTGGAAGAAATGTATGAATTTGTTGGCCCGGGTGAAGAAGACTATACATCTGAAGTCATGAAAATCCTCACTAGTAGTCCACTGGCAGAAGGTTTACTCAATAAAAAAGTCGGAGACAAGGTGGAAGTTGAGGTTCCTTCAGGAACACTACGTTTTGAAGTCGTTAAAATCGATGACTGA
- a CDS encoding Gfo/Idh/MocA family protein has translation MTKPIRVGLIGYGFMGRTHSNAYRQVSKFFDIEHTPVLQAACARSEDKIKDFADNWGWESYETDWRKLIERDDIDLIDITTPNNSHHDIAIAAAEAGKMVLCEKPLAMNTAEAVAMTDAIEKAGVANMVWFNYRRVPAITLAKQLVDEKRIGRPFHYRACYLQDWTIAEDVPQGGATLWRLDAKVAGSGVTGDLLAHSIDSAIWLNGPITSVSAATETFVKERVHQETGEKTPVEIDDACMFLARFANGSMGTFESSRYARGRKNFNTFELNGEDGSVFFDLEDPQILQYFEYANPTTGQKVEDHVTGWRRIHVTNFEHPYMDKWWVPGCTIGYEHTFTNALADFFQGLDSGNPTQPDFRSALETQKVCDAVLQSAKDQQWVEIA, from the coding sequence ATGACTAAGCCAATTCGAGTCGGTCTCATCGGCTACGGGTTCATGGGACGTACCCACTCAAACGCTTATAGACAAGTCAGCAAATTTTTCGATATAGAACACACACCCGTTTTGCAGGCAGCCTGCGCTCGTAGCGAAGACAAAATCAAAGACTTCGCTGATAACTGGGGCTGGGAATCTTATGAAACCGACTGGCGAAAACTGATCGAACGGGATGACATCGATCTGATTGACATCACAACCCCCAATAATTCGCACCATGACATTGCGATCGCTGCGGCGGAAGCCGGTAAGATGGTGCTCTGCGAAAAGCCACTTGCCATGAATACGGCGGAAGCCGTCGCCATGACAGACGCGATTGAAAAAGCGGGTGTGGCAAATATGGTTTGGTTTAATTACCGCCGTGTTCCCGCCATCACACTCGCTAAGCAATTAGTCGATGAAAAACGAATTGGTCGCCCTTTCCACTACCGTGCCTGCTATTTACAAGACTGGACCATCGCGGAAGATGTCCCGCAAGGAGGAGCCACGCTCTGGAGACTCGATGCGAAAGTCGCGGGTAGTGGAGTGACGGGTGATCTTTTAGCGCATTCTATTGATTCAGCGATCTGGCTTAATGGACCGATTACCTCTGTTTCAGCAGCTACTGAAACGTTTGTCAAAGAACGTGTCCATCAGGAAACCGGTGAAAAAACACCTGTCGAGATTGATGATGCTTGTATGTTTTTAGCTCGTTTTGCCAATGGTTCCATGGGAACATTTGAAAGTTCGCGCTATGCACGTGGACGAAAAAACTTCAATACCTTTGAATTGAATGGCGAAGATGGCTCTGTATTCTTCGATCTGGAAGATCCACAGATTCTACAATATTTTGAGTATGCGAATCCCACGACCGGCCAGAAAGTCGAAGATCACGTGACCGGTTGGCGTCGGATTCATGTGACGAATTTTGAGCATCCCTATATGGATAAATGGTGGGTTCCCGGTTGCACGATCGGCTATGAGCACACCTTTACGAATGCCTTGGCTGATTTCTTCCAGGGTCTGGATTCTGGTAATCCGACTCAGCCTGACTTCCGGTCTGCACTTGAGACTCAAAAAGTCTGTGATGCTGTTCTCCAAAGCGCAAAAGATCAGCAATGGGTCGAAATTGCGTAG
- a CDS encoding DUF1559 domain-containing protein has translation MNKQKRGFTLIELLVVIAIIAILIALLLPAVQQAREAARRSTCKNNLKQIGIALHNYHDIHSTFPPGITRAPQHPYAGVSGWNTGKVLWSAFILPSMDQAPLYNLIDFSVPDPGRNAVNSQVRNTVLPAYRCPSDPGWKGTTGSSSGPSNYTGCVGNSPLGSVNGGGTNYQNNGTTVFFTDSKTKIRDITDGTSNTMMISELLVGSEYTNYGNVSTGGILDDCSAPGSTGRLRGQSWFYGDASIRWAFLTVFSPNTDVACRTYQEYANASADSEHVGGVHILLCDGAVRFVSENIHLKTWQDLGNKSDDNVLGEF, from the coding sequence ATGAACAAACAAAAACGTGGTTTTACATTAATTGAATTACTGGTCGTGATTGCCATTATCGCGATTTTGATCGCTTTACTTTTACCTGCTGTTCAACAGGCACGTGAAGCAGCACGACGAAGTACTTGTAAGAACAATCTGAAACAAATTGGTATCGCGTTGCATAACTATCACGACATTCATTCTACTTTTCCTCCGGGAATCACAAGAGCGCCTCAGCACCCCTATGCAGGAGTAAGCGGATGGAATACGGGAAAAGTATTGTGGTCTGCTTTTATCCTCCCCAGTATGGATCAGGCGCCACTCTACAATCTCATTGATTTTTCAGTCCCTGACCCAGGAAGAAATGCGGTCAATTCACAGGTGCGCAATACAGTTTTACCTGCCTATCGTTGTCCGAGTGATCCGGGATGGAAGGGAACAACTGGTTCAAGTAGTGGTCCGAGCAATTACACTGGTTGCGTAGGAAATAGCCCGCTTGGATCTGTTAATGGTGGCGGTACCAATTATCAAAATAATGGTACCACCGTCTTCTTTACCGATAGTAAAACGAAAATACGTGATATTACGGATGGAACTTCCAATACGATGATGATTTCCGAGTTATTGGTTGGTTCTGAATATACGAACTACGGTAACGTCAGCACGGGAGGGATTTTGGATGACTGTAGTGCACCGGGAAGTACTGGAAGACTACGAGGTCAGTCCTGGTTCTATGGAGATGCTTCAATCCGATGGGCTTTTTTGACAGTATTCTCTCCCAATACAGATGTCGCTTGTAGAACATATCAGGAATATGCTAACGCTTCCGCTGACAGTGAGCATGTGGGAGGCGTGCATATTTTATTATGCGATGGAGCTGTACGCTTTGTTTCAGAAAACATTCATTTGAAAACATGGCAGGATCTGGGGAACAAGTCAGATGATAATGTTCTCGGAGAATTTTGA
- a CDS encoding sigma 54-interacting transcriptional regulator: protein MQNSEKQNSNGSASVAYLIVQELDERGKVYRLVDRQVTTVGRAPTNRIVLDDEVCSRNHCEIFYSDASWIIRDLGSRNGTLVQGTPITQDHELEEGCVIEIGDSEAIFTFDVSRFSSRATSAGKDPDDDLESETIGVGHQSSWDEFNVPEIIQRKNQTRFHTPLPQANLDRDRTSRELGRLYRLALDMGNSQTEQELSQIVLNGLFEGTSADIGAILYFDPSRHEARKPENLRVIAFQSADEIPYQRPSNFLSEMVLNEGDAILAHNIADDSKLSTRDSLGKIHAQSVICAPIRNKRGVAGLIHLYSTNPDNPLDSDDLEFTLALADQLAISLQNLSDKKSLARMEGENKALREQLELESELVGNSPSMVAMKEKILRIAPTDASVLIRGESGVGKELVARAIHFNSERKKHPFVCMNCAALSEGLLESELFGHEKGAFTGATGQKPGKFEQAHQGTLFLDEVGEMSLGIQAKFLRVLEGHAFERVGGSASIDVDVRVVAATNRDMEKAVAKGTFRQDLYFRLHVVEISVDPLRVRSSDILLLADYFLNRFVVKTGRPIRGFTQEAKDLLESYHWPGNVRELQNTIERAFILCTDDIIDGDDIQLSVVGMESDPQCVLPPAHGRFRDVSLEVVEQEHILSVLNNTNWNKSRSAQILGIERSTLDRKLKRYGINRP from the coding sequence ATGCAAAACTCTGAGAAACAAAATTCAAATGGATCAGCATCTGTTGCTTATCTGATCGTTCAAGAGTTGGATGAGCGAGGCAAGGTTTATCGTTTGGTAGATCGCCAGGTGACAACCGTCGGCCGTGCTCCCACGAATCGGATTGTGCTGGACGATGAGGTTTGCAGTCGAAATCATTGTGAAATCTTCTATAGTGATGCCTCATGGATCATTCGCGATCTGGGAAGCCGAAATGGAACACTCGTTCAAGGAACTCCCATTACGCAAGATCATGAACTAGAAGAAGGGTGTGTTATTGAAATCGGAGATAGTGAGGCGATCTTCACTTTCGATGTTTCGCGTTTTTCGTCACGGGCTACTTCTGCAGGCAAAGATCCAGATGACGACCTGGAAAGCGAAACGATCGGAGTGGGGCATCAGTCCAGTTGGGATGAATTCAATGTTCCGGAAATCATCCAACGTAAGAATCAGACCCGATTCCATACGCCACTCCCGCAGGCCAACCTCGATCGAGATCGTACCAGTCGTGAGCTGGGACGACTTTATCGTCTCGCATTGGATATGGGGAATTCCCAAACAGAACAGGAACTCTCTCAAATTGTATTGAATGGTTTATTTGAAGGAACCAGTGCGGATATTGGCGCTATTTTGTATTTTGATCCCAGCCGGCACGAAGCCCGCAAACCAGAAAATTTAAGAGTGATAGCCTTTCAGTCGGCTGATGAAATTCCTTATCAGCGACCTTCGAATTTTCTCTCTGAAATGGTGTTAAATGAGGGGGATGCGATCCTGGCACACAATATTGCCGATGATTCTAAGCTATCTACCAGGGACAGTCTGGGAAAGATTCATGCTCAAAGTGTGATTTGCGCGCCGATTCGCAATAAACGAGGGGTAGCAGGACTGATTCATCTCTACTCAACAAATCCCGACAATCCATTAGATTCTGACGATTTGGAATTCACACTGGCTTTGGCGGATCAGTTAGCAATTTCGCTTCAGAATCTCAGCGATAAAAAAAGCCTGGCTCGGATGGAAGGGGAAAACAAGGCCCTGCGCGAGCAACTTGAGTTGGAGAGTGAGTTGGTAGGGAATAGTCCCAGTATGGTTGCAATGAAAGAGAAGATTCTGCGTATTGCACCTACTGATGCCAGTGTGTTAATTCGTGGTGAAAGTGGGGTTGGAAAAGAGCTGGTTGCGCGGGCCATTCACTTTAACAGTGAGCGTAAGAAACACCCTTTTGTTTGTATGAACTGCGCGGCTCTGAGTGAGGGACTCCTGGAAAGTGAACTTTTTGGTCATGAGAAAGGCGCCTTTACCGGAGCGACTGGGCAGAAGCCGGGAAAATTTGAGCAGGCACATCAAGGAACGCTGTTTCTTGACGAAGTGGGTGAGATGTCTTTAGGCATTCAGGCAAAGTTCCTGCGTGTTTTAGAAGGACATGCTTTTGAGCGGGTTGGCGGCAGCGCTTCAATCGATGTCGATGTACGCGTTGTGGCTGCGACGAATCGTGATATGGAAAAAGCAGTCGCCAAAGGAACGTTTCGCCAGGATTTATATTTCCGATTACATGTCGTTGAAATTAGTGTTGATCCATTACGAGTTCGTTCTAGCGATATTCTCTTGTTGGCTGATTATTTTCTGAATCGGTTTGTCGTTAAAACGGGGAGACCTATTCGTGGGTTCACTCAAGAGGCTAAGGATCTGCTGGAATCATATCATTGGCCAGGAAATGTTCGTGAACTGCAAAACACGATTGAACGTGCTTTTATTTTATGTACTGACGACATTATTGATGGGGATGACATACAACTTTCGGTTGTGGGCATGGAAAGCGATCCTCAATGTGTTCTACCGCCCGCGCATGGCCGTTTTCGAGATGTCTCCCTCGAAGTTGTTGAGCAGGAGCATATTCTCTCTGTTTTGAACAATACGAATTGGAATAAATCCCGTTCCGCTCAAATCTTAGGAATTGAGCGTTCTACTTTGGATCGGAAACTGAAGCGGTACGGCATCAATCGTCCTTGA
- a CDS encoding alpha/beta fold hydrolase: MQKRLPGLLLSFIIGAYCILFVHEQAAFATQGQKDAEQVKLAKEFVSQLSKGKFELSVARFDKVMSKALPADKLKTIWGGIVRQYGPLQRSSETRVEIVNQYHLVFVTCEFERGKLDAKVVFSADNKITGLFFVPTESYRTPSYVDASLFEEEEVTFGKGIWLLPGTLTLPKGKGPFPAVVLVHGSGPNDRDETIGPNKPFRDLAQGLASQGIAVLRYEKRTKHHRLKMALLMGNMTVKEETIDDAVAAVDFLVKHERIDSRRVFVLGHSLGGNLIPQIGTETDRIAGFISLAGSVRPLEDLVLDQTRYLFSYDGKITEEEQLKIDEITRQVKKVKSPELSPETDAKELPLGIPAKYWLDLRGYNPAVSAKALKAPLLILQGERDYQVTMDDFSKWKNALETCSNVKFISYPKLNHLFMEGEEKSSPAEYTVPGNVAKAVINDIAHWVKTQK, from the coding sequence ATGCAGAAACGATTGCCTGGTTTACTTCTGTCATTCATTATTGGAGCCTACTGTATTCTTTTTGTTCATGAGCAAGCGGCTTTTGCAACGCAGGGGCAAAAGGATGCCGAGCAAGTTAAGTTGGCAAAAGAGTTTGTCAGCCAACTGTCAAAGGGGAAGTTTGAACTATCTGTCGCCCGTTTCGACAAAGTGATGTCAAAGGCACTTCCTGCCGACAAATTGAAGACGATCTGGGGCGGAATTGTACGTCAGTATGGCCCTCTGCAACGATCCTCAGAAACAAGAGTGGAAATCGTTAATCAATACCACCTAGTTTTCGTTACTTGTGAGTTTGAGCGAGGCAAGCTCGATGCAAAGGTTGTCTTCTCTGCAGATAATAAAATTACTGGGCTCTTTTTTGTGCCGACCGAGTCATATCGAACACCTTCGTATGTAGATGCTTCTTTATTTGAGGAAGAAGAGGTTACATTCGGTAAAGGCATCTGGCTTTTACCAGGCACACTTACCTTGCCAAAAGGTAAAGGGCCATTTCCCGCTGTGGTTCTCGTTCACGGATCAGGCCCCAATGACCGGGACGAAACCATTGGTCCCAATAAACCCTTTCGTGATTTGGCTCAGGGACTCGCGTCTCAGGGAATCGCTGTTTTGCGATATGAAAAACGGACGAAGCATCATCGACTGAAAATGGCCCTCCTGATGGGAAATATGACTGTCAAAGAGGAAACCATTGATGACGCTGTGGCTGCCGTGGATTTTCTGGTGAAACATGAGCGAATCGATAGTCGTCGGGTATTTGTGTTGGGACATAGTCTTGGTGGGAACCTAATTCCACAAATCGGGACAGAAACGGATCGGATTGCAGGTTTTATCAGCCTGGCAGGCTCTGTGCGTCCATTGGAAGATCTCGTTCTTGATCAAACCAGGTATCTTTTTTCCTATGACGGTAAAATCACGGAGGAAGAACAACTGAAAATTGACGAAATTACCAGACAAGTGAAGAAAGTCAAATCACCAGAATTGTCTCCAGAGACAGACGCGAAAGAATTACCATTGGGAATTCCCGCGAAATATTGGCTCGACTTAAGGGGGTACAACCCGGCAGTGAGTGCCAAAGCACTCAAAGCCCCTTTGCTGATTCTTCAAGGCGAGCGAGATTATCAAGTCACGATGGACGATTTTTCAAAATGGAAAAATGCATTGGAAACATGTAGTAATGTAAAGTTCATTTCATATCCGAAGCTCAATCATCTGTTCATGGAAGGAGAAGAGAAGAGTTCTCCTGCCGAATATACTGTGCCCGGCAATGTTGCTAAAGCCGTTATCAATGACATTGCTCATTGGGTCAAGACCCAGAAATAA